Proteins co-encoded in one Flavobacterium sp. M31R6 genomic window:
- a CDS encoding bifunctional oligoribonuclease/PAP phosphatase NrnA, with product MNIQDIQAIQLLLSTPKKIAIIPHRGPDGDAMGSTLALYHFLIKNNHNPTVISPNDFPDFLAWMPGSETVKIYEKDKEFCTKILEEAELIFTLDFNALHRVGEMEQVLEKLTAPFIMIDHHQWPDDYATYTYSDVAFGSTCEMVYNFISFLDKKQDIDKTIATCIYTGILTDSGSFRFPKTTGTTHRIIAELIDLGVENSLIPTLLFDNSSYNRLQLLGRALQNMKVMMDHKTSYTSLTQEELNSFNYVKGDTEGIVNYGLSIKGIVFTAIFIENKEEGIIKISFRSQGDFDVNQFARDHFQGGGHSNAAGGKSEVSMEETLHKFESLVQKLKI from the coding sequence ATGAATATACAAGACATACAAGCGATACAGTTGTTATTATCAACTCCAAAAAAAATTGCCATAATTCCACATAGAGGTCCAGACGGAGACGCCATGGGTTCAACATTAGCATTATATCATTTTTTAATAAAAAACAATCACAATCCTACAGTGATTTCTCCAAATGATTTTCCCGATTTTCTAGCGTGGATGCCAGGCTCCGAAACGGTTAAAATATACGAAAAAGATAAAGAGTTTTGTACCAAAATACTAGAAGAAGCTGAACTTATTTTTACTTTGGATTTTAATGCACTCCACAGAGTGGGCGAAATGGAACAGGTTTTAGAAAAACTTACCGCTCCTTTTATCATGATTGACCATCATCAATGGCCAGACGATTATGCTACTTATACCTATTCGGATGTTGCATTTGGTTCTACTTGCGAAATGGTGTATAATTTCATTTCCTTTTTAGATAAAAAACAAGATATCGATAAAACAATTGCTACTTGCATTTATACAGGAATCCTAACTGATTCTGGCTCGTTCCGATTTCCAAAGACTACTGGAACAACTCATAGAATAATTGCCGAATTAATTGACCTAGGAGTCGAAAATAGTTTGATCCCAACCTTATTATTTGACAATAGTTCCTATAATCGTTTGCAACTATTGGGTCGTGCTTTACAAAACATGAAAGTGATGATGGATCATAAAACATCCTACACTTCATTGACACAAGAGGAATTAAACAGTTTTAATTATGTAAAAGGTGACACTGAAGGCATTGTTAATTATGGTTTAAGCATAAAAGGAATTGTTTTTACTGCTATTTTTATCGAAAATAAAGAAGAAGGAATCATCAAAATTTCTTTTCGCTCACAAGGTGATTTTGATGTAAATCAATTTGCCAGAGATCATTTTCAAGGTGGAGGACACAGCAATGCTGCCGGAGGAAAATCGGAAGTATCAATGGAGGAAACACTACACAAATTTGAAAGTTTAGTACAAAAATTAAAAATATAA
- a CDS encoding rhomboid family intramembrane serine protease, translated as MAFGFPSSFLHGLPLNNLSKNKFIFKAIEISKKLNWQLIEINKKEITFETVNSQNTWNEKIHITIETEAAYFISSSNGNQIYDKGRNKKNIEAFLELFYEADSQNENLEFSENLLSEYITTLKNNILNQNTEAIKTNRFYSFFSIFIPTKNYFITPILINLNILIFILMGLLGVNIFIPEIQEIIDWGGNYGPLTTENEWWRLLSSCFIHFGIIHLFMNCISLAYIGLLLEPYMEKWQLLTTYLFCGILASITSLYWNDNLVSAGASGAIFGLCGILIIFVLFKKLDEKLNSNLLLPLISLISINLLSGYKDGIDGAAHIGGFLSGILFGIILALLDGQRKKAIIAIYSVSIPLIIALSIICRNSKMYIYQTMEYENRMQDFVDMEKMALEAYGSSSSKEQMLYMIKDRGIYYWEENIKLIKELDKLYLPEKIHINNKNLIEYCKLRTELYELAYNKLNENTDKYDSKIGYLNSEITKIMTVIKNNSTQEF; from the coding sequence ATGGCTTTTGGATTCCCTTCTTCTTTTTTACACGGCCTACCATTAAACAATTTATCGAAAAATAAATTTATTTTCAAAGCTATTGAAATTTCCAAAAAACTAAATTGGCAATTAATTGAGATTAACAAAAAGGAAATAACATTTGAAACAGTTAATTCTCAAAACACTTGGAATGAGAAAATTCATATTACAATAGAAACCGAAGCTGCCTATTTTATCAGTTCTAGTAATGGCAACCAAATTTATGATAAAGGTCGAAATAAGAAGAATATTGAAGCATTTTTAGAATTATTTTATGAAGCAGATAGTCAAAATGAAAATTTAGAATTCTCTGAAAATTTGCTTTCTGAATACATTACTACTCTAAAAAACAACATTCTTAATCAAAATACAGAGGCCATAAAAACAAACCGCTTCTATTCATTCTTCTCTATTTTTATACCAACAAAAAATTATTTTATTACCCCAATCCTTATCAATTTAAACATCTTAATTTTTATTTTGATGGGCTTATTAGGAGTCAATATTTTCATTCCCGAGATTCAGGAAATCATTGATTGGGGTGGAAATTATGGCCCATTAACTACCGAAAATGAATGGTGGAGATTACTTTCTTCCTGTTTCATTCATTTTGGAATTATTCATCTTTTCATGAATTGTATCAGCTTAGCTTATATTGGCTTACTGCTTGAACCTTACATGGAAAAATGGCAACTACTGACTACTTATCTTTTTTGTGGAATACTTGCCAGTATTACAAGTTTATATTGGAACGATAATTTAGTTAGTGCTGGAGCATCTGGTGCCATTTTTGGACTGTGTGGAATTTTAATAATTTTTGTTCTTTTTAAAAAATTAGACGAAAAATTAAATTCTAATTTATTACTACCTCTTATTAGTTTAATTTCCATAAATCTACTCAGTGGTTACAAGGATGGGATAGATGGCGCAGCACATATTGGAGGATTTCTTTCTGGAATCTTATTTGGCATTATACTCGCACTCTTGGATGGACAAAGAAAAAAGGCAATAATTGCAATCTATTCCGTATCAATCCCACTTATTATAGCTTTGTCAATCATTTGTAGAAACTCCAAAATGTATATATATCAAACAATGGAATATGAAAACAGAATGCAAGATTTCGTTGATATGGAAAAAATGGCATTAGAAGCTTATGGCTCTAGTTCTTCAAAAGAACAAATGCTTTACATGATTAAAGATAGAGGCATTTATTATTGGGAAGAAAACATTAAATTAATAAAAGAGTTGGACAAGTTGTATCTTCCTGAAAAAATTCACATCAATAACAAAAATTTAATTGAATATTGTAAGTTACGGACAGAATTATACGAACTTGCGTATAACAAATTAAATGAAAACACAGATAAATACGATTCTAAAATAGGATATCTTAATAGTGAGATTACTAAGATTATGACAGTAATTAAAAACAATTCAACACAGGAATTCTAA
- a CDS encoding voltage-gated chloride channel family protein: MNFEKIKQIMLITLKWTFICCLIGIFSGSASAFFLVSLEFVTQVRNHHNWIICFLPFGGLLIGYCYFYFDSKIAKGNNLLLEEYNKPEKKIPFLMAPLVLLGTLITHLFGGSAGREGTAVQMGGAIADLCTNIFRLNHSERRTLIILGISAGFASVFGTPLAGAIFALEVIFFHKINFRSIVCSFLVAYIAYFTVEFWEIKHTHYSIPAVPEMNFTAIFWILIASILFGLAALLFARSTHFWGKLFSKNINYPPLRPFIGGIILAISIYLIGTTKYIGLGVPMIVDAFSIHNAPYDFLLKILFTGFTLGAGFKGGEVTPLFFVGATLGSALSVIVPLPIALLAGMGFVAVFSGATHTPIACTVMGMELFGIESGVFIGIACIIAYFFSGSIGIYKSQIVRGPKSILYQSIRKKGLKYL; encoded by the coding sequence ATGAATTTTGAAAAAATAAAACAAATAATGCTTATCACACTCAAATGGACTTTCATTTGTTGTTTGATAGGCATTTTTTCTGGATCGGCATCTGCTTTTTTCTTGGTTTCATTAGAGTTTGTAACCCAAGTCCGAAATCATCACAATTGGATTATTTGTTTCCTGCCCTTTGGCGGTTTACTTATTGGCTATTGTTACTTTTACTTTGATTCCAAAATTGCAAAAGGCAACAACCTATTATTGGAAGAGTACAATAAACCCGAAAAAAAGATTCCGTTCCTTATGGCGCCGTTGGTTCTTTTGGGCACATTAATAACGCATCTATTTGGTGGTTCAGCAGGCAGGGAAGGAACTGCAGTGCAAATGGGTGGTGCCATTGCCGATTTATGCACCAATATTTTCAGACTAAATCATTCCGAAAGAAGAACCTTGATTATTCTGGGAATTAGCGCTGGCTTTGCTTCGGTTTTTGGAACACCGCTAGCTGGTGCGATATTCGCATTGGAAGTTATTTTTTTTCACAAAATTAATTTTAGAAGTATTGTCTGCTCTTTTCTGGTAGCCTATATTGCTTATTTCACCGTTGAATTCTGGGAAATAAAACACACTCATTATAGCATTCCTGCAGTTCCCGAAATGAATTTCACTGCTATATTTTGGATACTTATCGCCAGTATTTTGTTTGGATTAGCCGCTTTACTTTTTGCAAGAAGCACCCATTTTTGGGGAAAATTATTTTCCAAGAACATAAATTATCCACCATTAAGACCTTTCATAGGCGGAATTATTCTAGCCATATCAATTTATTTAATTGGCACCACAAAATATATTGGATTAGGAGTTCCTATGATTGTAGATGCTTTTTCCATTCATAATGCTCCTTATGATTTTCTTTTAAAAATCCTCTTTACTGGTTTTACCCTTGGAGCTGGATTTAAGGGAGGCGAAGTAACCCCACTCTTTTTTGTTGGGGCAACATTGGGAAGTGCTTTATCTGTAATTGTCCCATTACCGATAGCTTTATTGGCTGGAATGGGATTTGTGGCCGTGTTTTCGGGTGCAACCCATACTCCTATCGCTTGTACGGTTATGGGAATGGAACTTTTTGGTATAGAAAGTGGCGTTTTCATCGGAATTGCCTGTATCATTGCTTACTTTTTTTCCGGCTCTATCGGGATTTACAAATCTCAAATTGTTAGAGGTCCAAAATCTATTTTATATCAAAGCATTAGAAAAAAAGGATTGAAATACCTTTAG
- a CDS encoding RidA family protein, which translates to MKRENILTGSPWEDKMGYCRAVRIGNIIEVSGTVAIVDGEKVKADDAYAQTLNILERVEKVLEDLKVGMKDVIRTRIFTTDVSTFEEVAKAHATFFKDIKPTTGFYGINQLVAPEYLVEIEFTAIASE; encoded by the coding sequence ATGAAAAGAGAAAACATCTTAACTGGGTCACCATGGGAAGACAAAATGGGATATTGTCGTGCAGTCCGTATAGGAAACATCATTGAAGTATCCGGAACTGTTGCAATAGTTGACGGCGAAAAAGTAAAAGCCGATGATGCATATGCACAAACCTTAAATATCTTGGAAAGAGTCGAAAAAGTATTGGAAGATCTTAAAGTAGGAATGAAAGACGTGATCCGCACCCGAATTTTCACTACCGATGTTTCTACTTTTGAAGAAGTTGCAAAAGCACATGCAACTTTTTTCAAAGACATAAAACCCACTACCGGTTTTTATGGTATCAACCAATTGGTTGCTCCAGAATACTTGGTTGAAATAGAATTTACAGCAATTGCATCAGAATAG
- a CDS encoding DUF3179 domain-containing (seleno)protein — protein MAKKIYYFGILGLLIFEIANVYFIMPMPGSQEMNSIDLAYFLYSWRWIFRLVFILMVLFGFKAAFQKSKIFSLISLVIAIGIGYSTNYVMAADSMFHQTTNLKMSDASKSKVDTSRIVIGITYKGESRAYPIQFLGYHHQVFDTIAQHPILVTYCTVCRSGRVFEPIVNGKKETFRLVGMDHFNAMFEDKTTKSWWRQATGEAIAGALKGQSLPELQSNQMSLNKWLDLNPKSLIMQVDKNFKTEYDSLSNYESGRRKGNLTRRDTLSWKDKSWVVGITIDNQSKAYDWNDFVKKRIVYDVINNKPIVLVLANDKKSFTVLQRNNNDQKFTLEGNLLNDGQNSYTFLGKSTNPLVNGLKSIKAYQEYWHSWRTFHPLTLK, from the coding sequence ATGGCAAAAAAAATCTATTATTTCGGTATACTCGGGTTATTGATATTTGAAATTGCAAATGTTTATTTTATAATGCCAATGCCTGGAAGTCAGGAAATGAACAGTATCGATTTGGCCTATTTTTTGTATTCTTGGAGATGGATTTTTAGATTGGTTTTTATACTAATGGTCCTTTTTGGCTTTAAAGCCGCTTTTCAAAAATCAAAAATTTTCTCTCTAATCTCTTTAGTTATCGCTATTGGGATTGGTTATTCTACAAATTATGTCATGGCAGCAGATTCTATGTTTCATCAAACCACTAACCTAAAAATGAGTGATGCCTCAAAAAGCAAAGTGGATACAAGCCGAATTGTTATTGGCATCACTTACAAAGGAGAGTCCAGAGCTTATCCCATACAATTTTTAGGATACCATCACCAGGTGTTTGACACAATTGCCCAACATCCGATACTTGTTACCTATTGTACTGTTTGCAGATCTGGCCGTGTTTTTGAACCAATAGTAAATGGTAAAAAAGAAACTTTTAGATTAGTAGGGATGGATCATTTTAATGCTATGTTTGAAGACAAAACGACCAAAAGTTGGTGGAGACAAGCTACTGGAGAAGCAATTGCAGGAGCATTAAAAGGACAATCTTTACCCGAATTACAAAGCAATCAAATGTCATTAAACAAATGGCTCGACTTAAACCCAAAAAGTTTAATCATGCAAGTTGACAAAAATTTCAAAACAGAGTATGACAGCTTGAGTAATTATGAATCCGGAAGAAGAAAAGGAAATCTAACAAGAAGAGATACACTTTCATGGAAAGACAAGTCATGGGTTGTTGGTATTACCATTGACAATCAAAGTAAAGCCTATGACTGGAATGACTTTGTAAAGAAAAGAATCGTTTATGATGTAATCAACAATAAACCAATCGTATTGGTTTTGGCCAATGACAAAAAAAGTTTCACGGTTTTACAAAGAAATAATAATGATCAAAAATTCACTCTTGAAGGAAATCTATTAAATGATGGACAAAACAGCTATACATTTCTTGGAAAATCAACAAACCCCTTAGTTAATGGACTTAAATCCATAAAAGCCTATCAAGAATACTGGCATAGTTGGAGAACTTTTCATCCATTGACACTGAAATAA
- the guaA gene encoding glutamine-hydrolyzing GMP synthase yields the protein MQHNVLILDFGSQYTQLIARRVRELNIFCEIFPYNHFPDDLSSYKAVILGGSPFSVRGEDAPHPDLSQIRGKLPMLAVCYGAQYLAHFSGGEVAASNTREYGRANLSYIKEGETFFDGVSENSQVWMSHSDSIKALPANGVKLASTHDVEYAAYKIEGETTYAIQYHPEVFHSTDGSKMLENFLVKIAEVPQNFTPNAFVEEIVAEMKEKIGNDKVVLGLSGGVDSTVAAVLLNKAIGKNLYCIFVNNGLLRKNEFQSVLDQYEGMGLNVKGVDASQRFYDALAGVTDPELKRKAIGNAFIEVFDAESHLIEDVTWLAQGTIYPDVIESVSVKGPSATIKSHHNVGGLPDYMKLKIVEPLRMLFKDEVRRVGATLGIDPELLGRHPFPGPGLSIRILGDITLEKVQILQDVDKVFIDGLKSWGLYDKVWQAGAILLPVNSVGVMGDERTYEKVVALRAVESTDGMTADWVHLPYEFLMKVSNDIINKVKGVNRVVYDISSKPPATIEWE from the coding sequence ATGCAACACAACGTACTTATTTTAGATTTCGGATCGCAATATACACAGCTTATTGCGCGTAGAGTTCGCGAATTAAATATATTCTGCGAAATTTTTCCTTACAATCATTTTCCAGATGATTTATCAAGTTATAAAGCCGTAATTCTTGGAGGAAGCCCTTTTTCTGTTAGAGGAGAAGATGCACCGCATCCAGATTTATCACAAATTAGAGGTAAGCTTCCTATGCTGGCCGTTTGTTACGGAGCGCAATATTTAGCCCATTTTAGTGGAGGAGAAGTTGCTGCTTCAAACACCAGAGAATACGGAAGAGCGAATTTATCCTATATTAAAGAAGGCGAAACTTTCTTTGACGGCGTTTCTGAAAACAGCCAGGTTTGGATGAGCCATAGCGACAGTATTAAAGCATTGCCTGCAAATGGCGTAAAGTTGGCGAGTACCCACGATGTGGAATATGCCGCTTACAAAATCGAAGGAGAAACTACTTATGCCATTCAATACCATCCTGAGGTTTTTCATTCTACTGACGGTTCAAAAATGTTAGAGAATTTCTTGGTAAAAATTGCCGAGGTTCCTCAAAATTTCACTCCAAATGCTTTCGTTGAAGAAATTGTAGCCGAAATGAAAGAAAAAATCGGAAACGACAAAGTTGTTTTAGGTCTTTCTGGAGGTGTAGATTCAACTGTAGCTGCGGTTTTATTAAATAAAGCAATTGGGAAAAATCTGTATTGTATTTTTGTAAACAATGGATTGCTTCGTAAAAATGAATTCCAAAGTGTTTTAGATCAATACGAAGGAATGGGATTGAACGTAAAAGGAGTAGATGCTTCCCAACGTTTTTATGATGCTTTAGCAGGAGTTACTGATCCAGAATTAAAAAGAAAAGCAATCGGAAATGCGTTTATCGAAGTTTTTGATGCAGAATCACATCTTATCGAAGATGTTACTTGGTTAGCCCAAGGAACGATATATCCTGACGTTATCGAATCGGTTTCGGTAAAAGGACCATCAGCAACTATCAAATCACACCATAATGTGGGTGGTTTACCAGATTATATGAAACTTAAAATTGTTGAACCTTTGCGTATGCTTTTCAAAGATGAAGTACGTAGAGTAGGAGCAACTTTAGGAATTGATCCAGAATTATTAGGAAGACACCCTTTTCCAGGACCTGGATTGTCTATTCGTATTTTAGGAGACATTACTTTAGAGAAAGTACAAATCTTGCAAGATGTAGATAAAGTCTTTATTGACGGATTGAAATCTTGGGGATTATATGATAAAGTATGGCAGGCAGGAGCTATTTTATTGCCAGTAAATAGCGTTGGAGTAATGGGCGATGAGCGTACTTACGAAAAAGTGGTTGCCTTGAGAGCTGTTGAATCAACAGACGGAATGACTGCGGATTGGGTACATTTGCCTTATGAATTCTTGATGAAAGTGTCGAATGATATCATCAATAAAGTAAAAGGAGTGAATCGTGTAGTTTACGATATAAGTTCAAAACCACCAGCAACAATTGAGTGGGAATAA
- a CDS encoding LysM peptidoglycan-binding domain-containing protein yields MKGLLRVLLFIGFVSNVSFGQQSVAKHTVLKGETIPQIAQNYNTTPSEIYRLNPEAQNGIAENQMLNVPELLPQSKNTITHTVAPKETLFGLATKYNIKVEAIQSANTVALANGLQVGQQLVIPQENTQKTETVIAKNTHLVQPKESLFSIARLYNVSVEDLDKANSAILKDGLQVGQEIKIPNKKKTLDGRVRVINAETVFYVVKAKETKYSIAKQFGITVEQLESQNPEIVNGLTEGNKLAINVKEVKPTNENEELMLALAEKQVVVEKSKANAKEINSLKEKLVLQEEINQKVINVNGLLVNLKEIENTKEGSAEKLKLVLEANKNIQEILLVKLDSLVKTMGKDLNELKKTELVDLDESIRLQKISNENIQKTNELSQQLKKQLAENRKVYSGLMDKAERIVVEENQEYKKSIRENSKTKVDQKTVKFTPVDLKNMEMEQKTRDLNNMKLITKLDSLNNESKSELKLHISKAAFYSKQARLFDDNLAKLKNQSYQNKAYESQTKAKTAVVSKSLTLDQIKKELAKQPAKVKAIKIEKIEGVKDLKSGYYVVLGNFHVASERDAFIRKLTDSGSLDANFFYNINILSYYVYSKTFATKEEAQYEFVQKQGKPLFEKMFIANIISENTIKE; encoded by the coding sequence ATGAAAGGACTTTTAAGAGTTTTATTATTTATCGGTTTTGTTTCTAATGTCTCTTTTGGACAGCAATCTGTAGCAAAACACACAGTTTTAAAAGGCGAAACAATCCCCCAAATCGCTCAAAACTATAACACTACTCCTTCTGAAATTTATAGACTTAATCCAGAAGCCCAAAACGGAATCGCAGAAAACCAAATGCTTAACGTTCCAGAATTACTTCCTCAATCCAAAAATACAATTACTCATACTGTTGCCCCAAAAGAAACATTGTTTGGGCTAGCGACAAAATATAATATCAAAGTCGAAGCCATTCAAAGTGCAAATACTGTTGCTTTGGCTAATGGATTGCAAGTAGGACAACAATTAGTTATTCCACAAGAAAATACTCAGAAAACAGAAACAGTTATTGCAAAAAATACTCATTTGGTTCAGCCTAAAGAGTCATTATTCAGCATTGCCAGACTTTATAATGTATCTGTTGAAGATTTAGATAAAGCGAATTCGGCTATTTTAAAAGACGGATTGCAAGTAGGGCAAGAAATTAAAATTCCAAACAAAAAGAAAACTCTTGATGGTAGAGTGAGAGTTATCAATGCCGAAACTGTTTTTTATGTGGTAAAAGCCAAAGAAACCAAGTATTCTATAGCAAAACAATTCGGAATAACTGTAGAACAATTGGAATCTCAAAATCCTGAAATTGTAAACGGATTAACTGAAGGAAATAAATTGGCTATCAATGTAAAAGAAGTGAAGCCAACCAATGAAAATGAAGAATTGATGCTTGCTTTGGCAGAAAAACAAGTTGTGGTAGAAAAATCCAAGGCTAATGCCAAAGAAATTAATAGCCTTAAAGAAAAACTAGTATTACAAGAAGAAATTAATCAAAAGGTGATTAATGTAAATGGTCTTTTGGTGAATCTAAAAGAGATTGAAAATACCAAAGAAGGTTCGGCCGAAAAACTTAAATTGGTTTTGGAGGCCAATAAAAATATTCAGGAAATTCTTTTGGTCAAATTGGATTCATTAGTGAAAACAATGGGTAAAGATTTGAATGAATTGAAAAAAACAGAATTGGTCGATCTTGACGAATCCATTCGTTTGCAAAAAATATCCAATGAGAATATCCAAAAGACGAATGAATTGTCACAACAGCTTAAAAAGCAATTGGCAGAGAACAGAAAAGTATATTCTGGTTTGATGGACAAAGCAGAGCGAATTGTTGTAGAAGAGAATCAAGAATACAAGAAAAGTATCAGAGAAAACAGTAAAACAAAGGTTGATCAGAAAACTGTGAAATTTACTCCGGTGGATTTGAAAAACATGGAAATGGAGCAAAAAACTCGTGATTTGAATAACATGAAGTTGATAACAAAACTGGATTCCTTAAATAATGAGAGTAAGTCAGAATTGAAATTACATATCAGTAAGGCTGCTTTTTATAGTAAACAAGCTCGATTGTTTGATGATAATTTGGCTAAATTAAAAAATCAAAGTTATCAGAATAAAGCATACGAATCTCAAACTAAAGCTAAAACAGCTGTGGTGTCTAAATCGCTTACTTTGGATCAAATTAAAAAAGAGTTGGCTAAGCAACCAGCTAAGGTTAAAGCAATTAAAATTGAAAAAATTGAAGGTGTAAAGGATTTGAAATCTGGATATTATGTTGTGTTGGGGAATTTTCATGTAGCTAGTGAAAGAGATGCTTTTATTCGAAAATTAACCGATTCAGGTTCTTTGGATGCTAATTTTTTCTATAATATTAATATACTTTCGTATTATGTTTATTCTAAGACCTTTGCTACAAAAGAAGAGGCGCAATATGAGTTTGTTCAAAAACAAGGAAAACCGCTTTTTGAAAAAATGTTTATTGCTAATATAATTTCCGAGAATACAATTAAGGAATAA